The Brachypodium distachyon strain Bd21 chromosome 4, Brachypodium_distachyon_v3.0, whole genome shotgun sequence nucleotide sequence TTTCTGAAGATGAGACGGTTCGATCGAATTGTCTTTAATTTTCCTCATGCCGGGTTTGATGGAAAAGAGGACGATCTACATATGATCAAGTATGTGCACTAAGGTTTTGGCTAATCCCTGATTTACAAAATTGCTGTCATTTTTTATGTGGACTGATTGCATTATAGTTGGTCTCAGTTAGTTTTATTTGTGTTTGATTTAGTATTTGTAGGGCTACATCTTTGTATAAGGAGTTATCATCTTTTGTGGTTTTGCGTAGCAAATTTTTGTGCATGTGCGATTGTGCGTGCAACATTCACAATTGGATAGACTTTTAGGGAGTCTTGTTCTTTTGTTATAGCCTataaggctggtcatagtgctAGTAACAAAGGTAGTATCATGCAATGCCACATAAGCATTTGGATGATGTGGCACATCattaatgaagaaaaagagtGAAGTAGTATCATAATATGATACCGGTAACATAGCGTTTCTCGAGGCATTATGTGTCTTGTAAATTAATAAATGAGGGTCTTATGATACCATGCATTATGAAGGTAGTAACATAGAGTAGTATCATATGCATGATACCACCTCtatgttactcccactatgaccagcctaatGACTGCCGGTCGCTGCTAAACTTAAGTACTATAAGCTCTCCCATGCCGTGCAGTCTCATTGCTAAATTTATTATCTGTTCTCCATTGTCAAGATGACATTTTATCTTATAGTATTTACAGAAAAGATCTAATGTGCCAACCTTCAATGCAAGAAAAGTAAACTAGAACGTTAATTTTGGATTCGTGAACCTTAATTTTTATGTCTTTATGCATCATCTAATAGTTCTTTTCGCCAGCACCATGTTTTATTGATCTACTATCTACCAATCAAACTATAACATGaaattatttctgtaatttgtAAGCAGAAGGTTTCTGTATGTATGTAGTAAGATCGGATTAGCCATCAGAAGCTAAGTGTTTGTCTGCCAATGGTAGTTGATGGTTTCTTATTTAGTTAACCCAAGAAGCTTCTCAAAATATAATGCTTTAACAGGCTTTTAGGACCTTTGGTTTTTACTTAAGTTCTTATTAACCTGTTGCTGTGACCTGTAGCAAACATAAGCAACTGGTGAATGGCTTTTTTTGCAATGCGCGACACCTGCTTCGGCCCTATGGTGAAACCCACCTTAGCCACAAGACAGGGCTTCCTTATGATGCATGGGATATCGAACAACTAGCCTACCAGTCTTGTTTTACTATGGTGGAGAAAGTTGACTTCTGTAAACAAGACTACCCTGGTTATAACCAAAAGAGAGGAGATAAGGCAAAGTGCGATCAACCTTTTGCTCTAGGTCCTTGCTGCACTTTTAAGTTCTGCATCGGAGACGTAAAGAAGCTGAAGAAAGTGCGTGCAAACAGGATTGATTCAATTCCATCCCTTGGAGGCAGTGGATCCTATCCTGGCATATTGGTGACCGACATGAGGCCCTCTGATCTTCATCCACCTGCTCCAGCATGGCCTCGGCCACATTTTCCTCCAGTCAACGCACTTCACATTCCGATAGCATTTGAACCTTACCACCTTGGTGTTAATCAAATGGAACATCCAGGTTTTCCAGTCAACTTTTATGGTACAGATAGAGCTCCTCATTTTAATAGCTGGGGCATGGTCCGGCCAGTTTGCAGCATCCCAGGGTCACCTCAGAATGTTTTGCTCACGCCAGGCGGCATTCCTCCACCAATGAGAATCCCAAACACCACTCTCATTGCACCTCCAGAACATCCCTGGTACCAAGAGGGGCCTCCTGTTGAGCTGCTTCGTAGAGGTGGGTACTCTTTCCCAGAACGGGAGTACCAGAGGAGTCTACAAAGGGAGTATGAAATTCACAGGCAACTGATGCCCGGAGGATCTAGCTTGGGTTACTCTGTTTTCCTTGAACATCGCTACATGGAGTCTGTTCAGAGACGGGAGCGGCTGGAAATGTTGATTAACTTCTACGGTAAACAGTGAAGGGCCATTTTGGGGGCGTATCATGTGTCTCTGGTGCAAAAGGATCACTAGAACAGAGGAACTTGACCTTCCAAGACAATGCTTCGTTAGATAGATATATGGTGTTTTGTGTTCAAGATGTACAGGTAGGGTCGTTTTGTGTGGTGAACACTAACCACCGAGTCCGCAACATCACAACGAATGGTGTTTACTCTTATCTAAAACTATAGGCAGCCAAGCCTCATTTTGCAATGGAGCTGTCTTTTGGGACTTGAAAGAATCTACTTATCACCGTGCCTGAAGCCCTGAACCTGGGGAGTGCAACTGCCCTCACTTTTGCTTCGGGTCTTACACATTTCAGACTTTACTGAGTCTGCAATTATCTATTGCTGCCTTATCTTCCATGAAAAATACACGTTATGACTTGTGTACCAGCTGTTTTCTTGAGCGTTGGACGTTAGAACGCCAGAGGAAAATCTAAAATGCTCCCTATGTTTAGTTAAATTAACTGAATGTTCAACCTCCGCTTCTGATGACTCTACAACGATACAAATACGATACAAAAATGCTAGACTAGGTTGCAGCGTTGCGCCATTCTCTTCGCCCGATCCATCGAGCAaccctcatcatcatcatcattgtcACAACGGATTAGACAACCGTGGTGCCTAGAGTCTTCAACAGCTAACTCCATGCGGGTGACCACCCTAGCTGCAGCCTCGTAGGAGTAAAGTCTAACATTTGTTGAAACTACCGCTCCCTCGTCACCGGGGATGAAGAAAGGACCGGCAGAGCTTCCCAAactactactactccgtacgCTGTTCTGGCCCGCCATCCGTTGCTTCTATTGGATCACTGGGGTGAAAACTCTTGTGCCAGTGCTAGTTGCCACGCGCCCCAGCATTGGCACTAACGGGCTGTCGCGGAGATGGCGCAACCAGGAGCTGCTAGGCGACTCCATCCAGAGGCGTTAAAAGGCTCTAGCAGCGAAGCGGTACACTACCGCTACACTGAACATTTGTTGTAGGATCCACCTCATCTAATGCACAGGCAGCTGGACTTGAAGACCTTATGGCGGCAGCCAGGCACTTTGCCACGACAGCAGGGTTGCCAAAAATGTTGCGGCGGCAGCAGAAGAGATTTTCGTGGCGGCAGCAGAAAGCCAGAGAAGAAGCCACAACAATAGCTCTCAAACAAAAAGGGGCCAAAGTGGGCCGTGACAACCGGTGCATCCGAAGACTCTGCCGTGACAAACTGGGCCTTGCCTCGGTAGCAAGAAAAGGCCATGGCAGAATAGGCTTTGCATGCTGTGATTCAGCTTAGTTGTCACACAacagttctaaaaaaaaaagttgtcacACAACATTTTACCGAGTGGAACATATGGTGGAAGTTTAAATCACAAACTGGAATAGTGTTGAACAAGATCCCGAGCTTTATGTGAAGTTGTGAACATATGGTGGAAGTTTAAATCAAACGAATTGTTAAGACAAAATCTACCTCAGATTTATCTCTTTTATGTTTTCCTACCTCagattttctcttttttttccattcatTATTATTCTATTTATTCCGACATTCATAAAATCCTTATTGTATTTGAATACTTTACGCCCATACAATAAGAATAAAAATAAGGAGATATTTTTACGAAGATTACATTTCATTAAATACAGAAAGATTTAGGTGAGCAATCCACTTCAATCGAATTGTAAAAGTAGAGCAGGCCGTCATTCTCATGTTAATCTGGTATCTCCCTTGTGTGTCCTGCATGTGGTTTAATTCCAATGATTTGTGACCCGAGGAGAGGCCTACAAGAACATAAAGCCTATCTTGACCACCTTGCCTATCTCTATCGATGTGCCTTTAGGTAGTCTTCTATGGTTATTTGACGTACCTATTGGCTGTGCTGCAATCTGGGCTCGAATTGCTGCTTCAATTTGGGCTTCAACTGGGTCATTGATGAAGTCCTGAAAAAACTCATTGATGGCTTCAAAACTAATTGGGGCGGGTGGGTTTTCTGTGTCTTGCTGGTTTGTTTCATTGACATTTTCTTGCTGGTCTGCTTGTGGGTTTTCATTGGTGGACATGTTTGGGGATGAAGGGATGCTGGCTGGAAGGAGTGGTTTGGAGTGGTGGATTGGGGTTGTTGCCTCAGCTCTATTAATAAACATGCTGGCTGCCCCAACCGCTAGTTTCTAACATATAAAATTATATTTCCCAACAGTTACTTCCCAACAGCTATATTTCTCTTTTCAGCAAGTTAAATGTCTTATGTCCTGTGGTATAAACAATGTTTGTGATAACTCAATTGATATTCCAGAAGAAAATGCTTACAACTAGTGATTACATAATAGTGCAAGAAATGCTTAGAAAATTAAAGATTACACCTAATTTTAACCGAACAACTCCTTAGCTAAGAAATCCACAACTTGTTCATGCCTACTCTTTTGCAAATCATCATAACTTGAGGTATCTTtatgaagaagatgaaggtATGTGCTCAGTTTATCAaccttcatcttctccttctcggTTCCAGCTCTTTCTTTGTCAGCTTCAACTTGAACTTTAGTTGCTTCAGCTTGAACTTTGCTTGCTTCAGCATGAACAAGGGCGGCATCAGCAATTCTTTCTGCAGCAATTGTTTTCCGTAGTTATATGTCATTAAAATTGTCTACACTCTCACTTGTGATGCTGTCAGTTGACTTGCTTGTTGATTTATGTTGGGCTTTTGCTTTGTTGCGCCCAACGGGTCGTTTAAGCACTCCTTCTTGATCCGTGCTTTGGCTTGGAGAACTGTAGGCTCCTGCAGCATTCAACTTGTTTGTCTTATTCATCTCTTCAGCTGAGTACGACCTTCTCCATTTAGCCTCTACCTTCACAGCTTTCCACCAATGCTCATATGCGAAGGGTCTTTTGGTCTTGGTAACACTCTTGTATTTGGCATGAACTTTCTCCATAAAACCATGATCATCACAACCGCTGGGCCACATAGTTTTTTCAGCATTGTACACACCGTTGAACTTTGTAACCTTCTTTGTTGTCTTGGTCCAATGGTTCTTGCATTGCATAACTGATTTTTGTTGCTCTTTGGTTGCATACTTGTTGAACTTTGCAGCTATTTCCTTCCAATAGTTCTCTGCTCTCTTTGAATTGCCATCAATTGGGTCACACGAATTATGAAGCCAAGCTGCTATTAGCAGTTCATCCTCATGTTTACTTCAGTTCTtgctttttccttttttttcaatctcATCGGGACTGCTCTCACTGCCTTCTTCATTGTTGATAGCAGGGTCAAAATGTGTTGGATATGGAGGTGAAATTGGAGAGTCTACTCCAATTGGACTGCTCTCATCTTGTCGAGAACTACCTCCATCAGCTCCAAGAAAAGGCATGCATCCAACAGGAGATGATGGACTGCTGCTTGCACCCGCTCCAAATGGTCTAGGAGGGTACTGCCCCATGTTGCCATGGTAACCACTACCAGTACCATGGTAGCTCGAAGGTATGGGTGGGAATTGTTGGTAACTTCCTTGACCTCCATAAAAATTGGCATGTTGTGGGTAATGAGGACGAAAATTAGGATTGGGATTATATTGAGGGGGTGTATAGTTCATATGAGAAGGATGAATGTTTGGGTATTGCTGGCTGAATGGGTTTTGTGTATTTTGCAGGATGTTTGGATTTTGGTGATCTGAAGGTGGGAGTGATGAGGAGTTCATCATGCTTGTGAAGCTTGGTGAAGATGAATGCTCCATATTTTTGAATAGGAGTGTTTCCTGTAAGGGTCTTGCATTGCTTGTTTGAAATAGATGCAACCATTATATAGAGAATGCAGGCACAAAAGGTCACATTTTTACTTGTATACAACGGTAGGATTTTTGGAGTTGCCGGTAGTTGAAATGGGAAAGATGTTGCTGTTGGCAGTGGTAAAAGTaatattattttatttggtgGGAAGTTTGGGCATCGGAGCAAGTAGTTGCTCCGGTTCCcttgttttcagttttggcaCCGACTGGGCAATGGAGGGCACCGGTGCCAAATGCCCAAAAGTTAATT carries:
- the LOC100822578 gene encoding uncharacterized protein LOC100822578 encodes the protein MRRPRGPAAAGGKGREKAPPGSAVVVGVKDADGVPAVIAVDGKGGAPVQGVLFVAESGCGEKAPLDAGTAVGGKDAEGVAVIAVGVKDGASAQGDPVVPAVDREVDKPMGKGGVAEKDEEGIKWLKHYSSMQSILIVGDGDFSFSLSLATAFGSGQNLVATSLDTYEDLTKKYVKAESNVTELKSLGAAVLHGVDAKEMKLHPFLKMRRFDRIVFNFPHAGFDGKEDDLHMINKHKQLVNGFFCNARHLLRPYGETHLSHKTGLPYDAWDIEQLAYQSCFTMVEKVDFCKQDYPGYNQKRGDKAKCDQPFALGPCCTFKFCIGDVKKLKKVRANRIDSIPSLGGSGSYPGILVTDMRPSDLHPPAPAWPRPHFPPVNALHIPIAFEPYHLGVNQMEHPGFPVNFYGTDRAPHFNSWGMVRPVCSIPGSPQNVLLTPGGIPPPMRIPNTTLIAPPEHPWYQEGPPVELLRRGGYSFPEREYQRSLQREYEIHRQLMPGGSSLGYSVFLEHRYMESVQRRERLEMLINFYGKQ
- the LOC104585117 gene encoding glutathione S-transferase T2; this encodes MGQYPPRPFGAGASSSPSSPVGCMPFLGADGGSSRQDESSPIGVDSPISPPYPTHFDPAINNEEGKNYWKEIAAKFNKYATKEQQKSVMQCKNHWTKTTKKVTKFNGVYNAEKTMWPSGCDDHGFMEKVHAKYKSVTKTKRPFAYEHWWKAVKVEAKWRRSYSAEEMNKTNKLNAAGAYSSPSQSTDQEGVLKRPVGRNKAKAQHKSTSKSTDSITKRIADAALVHAEASKVQAEATKVQVEADKERAGTEKEKMKVDKLSTYLHLLHKDTSSYDDLQKSRHEQVVDFLAKELFG